A window of Littorina saxatilis isolate snail1 linkage group LG7, US_GU_Lsax_2.0, whole genome shotgun sequence contains these coding sequences:
- the LOC138971552 gene encoding transmembrane matrix receptor MUP-4-like, whose amino-acid sequence MLILRLTTALFLLTAGVLAANKTAGESCTATDTCTFPDSYCDAGQTKTCQCNTGFALAGSTCARVHGQVCDASMCAHQDMICKDNKCACDTTANVKAGSANDDTCECADSYTRRSSDLKCVKNLTQACTADADCVDNAECSSQKKCACKTGYKVSTSRETRCSKTVLLLLLISILAPLSF is encoded by the exons GAGTGCTGGCTGCCAACAAAACAGCAGGCGAGAGCTGTACGGCGACCGATACTTGCACATTTCCTGACTCCTACTGTGATGCCGGTCAAACCAAGACTTGCCAATGCAACACTGGTTTCGCCCTCGCAGGGTCAACATGTG CTCGCGTGCACGGACAAGTGTGCGACGCCAGCATGTGCGCGCACCAAGACATGATCTGTAAAGACAACAAGTGTGCCTGCGACACGACCGCCAACGTGAAGGCGGGAAGTGCTAATGACGATACCTGTG AATGTGCTGATTCCTATACGAGGCGGTCATCAGACTTAAAGTGTG TGAAAAACTTGACGCAAGCGTGCACGGCAGACGCTGACTGTGTTGACAATGCGGAGTGCTCGTCACAGAAAAAGTGTGCGTGCAAGACAGGCTACAAAGTCAGCACCAGTCGAGAAACACGCTGCAGTAAGACGGTCCTGTTATTATTGCTCATTTCGATCCTTGCCCCCCTTTCCTTCTAA